ACGGGAGAATACCGTCCAGATTGAGCTGGGACGGACGGTCCAGCACATGGCCCAGCTGGCGCCAGTGGACAAGATCCCTGCTGTGGAAAATCGGAACCCCGGGGTAGAATTCAAAGCTTGAAGTAACCAGATAATAGTCCTCACCTACGCGGATGGCCGAAGGATCAGGGTAGAAGCCCGGCAGCACCGGATTACGGAATGTTCTCAAATTCGGAAGTCCTCCTTCACACGGGCGATAGGTACGAATATTCAATCAACGATATGTAAGCATAACCAATTATAGTTCGTATAAGTTTAATTTTCTTGCGCTTTCTATGTTCTTTTTCTTGTTTTTTATACTTTTTTGTCCTGCAAACAGAAACAGCGACAGCAGGGGATTGATAACATCCCTTACTATCGCTGCACTATGGAAGTGTAGAATTCACTCTCGTAGTAGCCCGCTGAAATGAGTGAATCAGATTATTTTAATCAAGTGTCTTAGCATACTCTCTCAGCTGTTCAGGCTCACTTGTGTGATAGACCATTTGTTCATGATCAAAAATCACAATTACGGGCCGTTTCGCTTCCAGGCCCAGTACCTCCAGCCACTTCAGCTTCTTCTCCTCTGTATGCACAGTTACATGAGGGATATGCTCCACGAGTGCAGACTCGGAATTCAGTACCTTATTTACTTCGTCATCCCATTCCCGTGAACTGGAGAACATATGCATATGGAGTACATTCTCTTCCTTGGACACTAGCTGATCAATAACATCCGATTTCGAAGATCCGCAGCCTGCAACAAACAACAAGAATACTGAGACCAGCAAGAATAATCCAAACCTGTGCTTAAGCATGTAATTCCCCCCTCCCTATTCCATCTACATACCCATATACTACTATAACGATACAGCCTTACTTCCTTACATAGAGCGAATAGGTCTCTGGAGCGGCAAAAATTTAATTTCTGCGCTAATCGTTATTAATTATAAGCGGTGCAGCTTACGGTACCGGGATGGCGTTAAGCCCAGCTTCGCCGTGAACACCCGGCTTAGGTAGAAGCCGTTCTCGTAACCGCACTGCTGGGCGATCCCTTCAATGGGCAGTCTGGAATCCTCCAAGAGCTGGCAGGCCCGTCTGAGCCGGAGTCCGGTTACGAAGTCTGAAGGGGCCGTCCCATAGGCGGCACGGAAACGCCGCGTTAATTGTACTGGAGTAATATCAAGGGTAGCGGCCAGCTCCTGCAGGGTCATAGGTGTACAAGCGTGCTCCAGCAGCCATTGCTTAGCCTGTTGCATCAGCGGGCCCGGACTTGTCTCTCCAGAGCGCACCTCCTCGGATGCACTGCTGCGCTCGATTTCAAGCAGCCTCCATAGATCCTCCAGCATATGCTTCATCCGGCTATACCCCGGCTCCTCCTGAATCCCTCTTCCGATACTCTGCATATAGCGGTATGTAGATTTTAGACGTTCCACATCCCTGACAGTCCATCTGCCTCCAAGCGTTGCGGCGTCCTCCGGTCCCCCCTCTTCCTCCCATTCGAATTGTATGAAATGAAAGGTCAACGGACTAACCGTTCTGCGGTAAAAGGTTGTCTCCGGCGGACATGCAATGATGTCCCCGAATCCGCCCTCTCCTTCGTGGTCTCCGAAGCGGTAAGCGAACTTTCCCTGCTCCACCGCAAATAAGGTCCACACAGGGTAGGTGTCGTGCTCCAGCAGGAACTGTTTTTTTTGCTCCCAATAGATGTAGGCTGCCGGACGAACCGACCAATTCATGCGCATGTCTGACTCTCCTTAGATGCATTATTCAATGAAATAAAGTATATGTCCCAAGAAATTATATGCATGTCATTTGGTTAACGATTATCCTATCATGAAACTACGGATATATTAACACACACCAAAGGAGAGGTTCAACAATGCGCAGGGAAACGGTCAACACGGATGTAACTGTGGTAGGCGGCGGACTGGCAGGGGTATGCGCGGCGATTGCGGCAGCCCGGCTGGGCCAGCGTGTGGCGCTGATTAATAACCGTCCGGTGCTCGGCGGTAACTCCAGCAGTGAGGTGCGGGTATGGGTATGCGGCGCAACCTCGCACGGTATCCACCGGTATGCCCGTGAGACGGGAATCATGGGTGAGCTGTTTGTGGAGAACCAGTACCGCAACAAAGACGGCAATCCGTATCTCTGGGATATGGTTGTGCTTGAAGCGGTTAAGGCCGAACCGAACATTCAGCTGTTTCTGAACACGGATGTTCATGAGGTCGATGCTTACGAGGATGGCAGCGGCCAGCGGAGCATCCGGTCCGTGACCGGGTGGATGATGGGGTCGGAGCGGAGAATTACTTTTGAAAGCGCGGTCTTTCTGGACTGTACGGGAGATGGCCTGGCAGGCTTCCTGGCAGGGGCAGAGTACCGGCTGGGCCGTGAAGCACGCGAAGAATATAATGAGGAATGGGCACCGTTAATCGCAGATGATATTACGCTCGGCAGCACACTGCTCTTCTATACCAAGGACGCAGGCCATCCGGTCAAATATATTGCTCCAGCCATGGCAAAGGATATTACACAAACCGCTATTGCCGAGCGCCGCATCATCCGCAGCGGAGACAATGGCTGCGCCTACTGGTGGATCGAATTCGGCGGCGAACAGGACACTGTTCACGACAATGAGGCCATCCGCGACGAGCTGTGGTCTGTGATCTACGGGATCTGGGACTATATTAAGAACTCCGGCAAATTCGACGCTGACAACATGACACTGGAATGGGTCGGTTCCACTCCGGGCAAGCGGGAGTACCGCCGGTTCATTGGCGATTATGTCCTGAATCAGAACGATATCCTGGCCCAGCGCGAATTCCCGGACCGTGTGGCGTTCGGCGGCTGGTCCATTGATCTGCATCCGCCGCAGGGAGTGTACGCTACAGAGTCAGGCTCGAAGCATATGTATTCGGACGGCAGCTATCACATCCCGTTCCGTTCACTGTATTCCGTGAACGTCAATAATCTGCTGATGGCCGGCCGCGACATCAGCGCCTCGCATGTCGCGTTCGGCACGACCCGCGTCATGGCTACCTGCGCGGTCATCGGCGAGGCCGCCGGTATCGGCGCGGCACTCTGCGCCGCCAAGGGAATATCGCCGCGCGAACTGCATGCGGCCCACCTGAACGAGCTGCAGCAGACGATGCTGCGCCAGGATGCTTCTGTCCTCGGGCTGCGCAACGAGGATGAAGCCGATCTGGCACTTGCGGCTACGGTCAGCGCTTCCAGCGAGCGGAGCCGGTTCGTTGTGGAGCAATCTGCGTTCAGCGTCCCGCTCACCACTAACATAGGCATCACCATTCCGGCCGATCCTGAGCTTAATGGGATCGGACTGCTAGTCGATGCGGCTGAAGCCGCAGAGCTGACAGTAGAGCTATGGGAGACCGGTCGGCCCGAGAATTATATTCCCCATACGTTAATCCAGTCTGTATCCGCTCCCGCTCAGGCCGGAGCCGCCCAGTGGGTGAAGCTCCCGGTTCAGTGGAAGCCGGAGTCACCGCGCAACGCGTTCCTGATCTTGAAGGCCAATCCTGCACTGTCGCTGCATATGGCAGATGAGCCAGCTTCGGGTATGCTCGCCTACGGGCATAGTGAGACCCCCGCAGCCTCGCGGGATTTCGGCGAGAATCCGCCTGCACAGCCCGTAGTGCAGTGGGACAAAAAGAAATTTGATCACCAAGCCCCATGCCTTCGCCTGTCCGGGACAACGAGCGCCTTCGCTGCGGATAAAGTCATCGACGGATACCTTCGTCCTTATGGAGGCCCGCATCTGTGGTCCTCTGACAAGATGAACTCCGGCCAGCCGGAATGGCTGGAGCTGGCCTGGAACGAGCCGGTAACTCTGTGCGAGGTTCACGTTACCTTCAACGACGATGTGAACGAGGACCTGATCAACCTGCATCATCATATTACGCCTTACGAAATCCTGCCAACGCTCGTTAAGGAGTATCGTATTGAAGCTTACAAGGAAGGCAAATGGACCGCAGTTGCCGGGGAACATGACAACCACAAGCGCAAACGGGTACACACGCTGCACGAAGCTGTGAGAACAGGCCGCCTGCGTGTGGTGGTGCTCGAGACCAACGGCAGTGAGTATGCGGAGATTATTGAGGTGCGGGTGTATGGTTAAGGGAGCGGACTAAATTTAACACATTGAAATTTGAAGCGGAAGGCTATAGCATTTAAAATGTGGACTTCAGTAGTACAGCTAAAACAAGTATGGATGGCAG
The sequence above is a segment of the Paenibacillus sp. FSL R7-0204 genome. Coding sequences within it:
- a CDS encoding AraC family transcriptional regulator — protein: MRMNWSVRPAAYIYWEQKKQFLLEHDTYPVWTLFAVEQGKFAYRFGDHEGEGGFGDIIACPPETTFYRRTVSPLTFHFIQFEWEEEGGPEDAATLGGRWTVRDVERLKSTYRYMQSIGRGIQEEPGYSRMKHMLEDLWRLLEIERSSASEEVRSGETSPGPLMQQAKQWLLEHACTPMTLQELAATLDITPVQLTRRFRAAYGTAPSDFVTGLRLRRACQLLEDSRLPIEGIAQQCGYENGFYLSRVFTAKLGLTPSRYRKLHRL
- a CDS encoding FAD-dependent oxidoreductase gives rise to the protein MRRETVNTDVTVVGGGLAGVCAAIAAARLGQRVALINNRPVLGGNSSSEVRVWVCGATSHGIHRYARETGIMGELFVENQYRNKDGNPYLWDMVVLEAVKAEPNIQLFLNTDVHEVDAYEDGSGQRSIRSVTGWMMGSERRITFESAVFLDCTGDGLAGFLAGAEYRLGREAREEYNEEWAPLIADDITLGSTLLFYTKDAGHPVKYIAPAMAKDITQTAIAERRIIRSGDNGCAYWWIEFGGEQDTVHDNEAIRDELWSVIYGIWDYIKNSGKFDADNMTLEWVGSTPGKREYRRFIGDYVLNQNDILAQREFPDRVAFGGWSIDLHPPQGVYATESGSKHMYSDGSYHIPFRSLYSVNVNNLLMAGRDISASHVAFGTTRVMATCAVIGEAAGIGAALCAAKGISPRELHAAHLNELQQTMLRQDASVLGLRNEDEADLALAATVSASSERSRFVVEQSAFSVPLTTNIGITIPADPELNGIGLLVDAAEAAELTVELWETGRPENYIPHTLIQSVSAPAQAGAAQWVKLPVQWKPESPRNAFLILKANPALSLHMADEPASGMLAYGHSETPAASRDFGENPPAQPVVQWDKKKFDHQAPCLRLSGTTSAFAADKVIDGYLRPYGGPHLWSSDKMNSGQPEWLELAWNEPVTLCEVHVTFNDDVNEDLINLHHHITPYEILPTLVKEYRIEAYKEGKWTAVAGEHDNHKRKRVHTLHEAVRTGRLRVVVLETNGSEYAEIIEVRVYG